TGTTGCCATGCTTGTCGAAACGCTTGTGATTACACCTTTTATTCTGGTCTATCTCTTCTTTTTTGCCCAACATAGCTTGCTAGACTATAGTGCAAACCAACTAGGCCTGCTGTTAATATCGGGAATCATTACAGCAATCCCTTTATTGTTGTTTTCAGAAGCTTTAAAAAGAGCACCACTGAATGTCGTTGGTTTTGTGCAATATCTCAATCCAACGATTCAGTTAGCGATTGCCATCTTCCTATTTCATGAACCCTTTAAATTCGAGAATTTATACGGTTTCCTTGCCATCTGGTTAGCTATCATTGTCTTTATCATCGGTCAGATTATAGTGATCAAAAAAACTAGAATTATGATAAAATAGAAGTGATTATAGATGATACAATCAGTTTAAAAATACGTGTATTATCTAGCTTTTTATGTTACGAATTAAAAAATATTGTGAAATGAGTTCAAATGTTAACTAAACTTGAAATAAATGAAAAACTATCTGATATAACTATAAAATACAATGAGAATCTTGCTAACTATACCTATACAAAAGTGGGTGGCCCTGCTGATTTTTTAGCCTTTCCAACTGACAAAAAACAGTTACAAGCAATCGTAAGGCTTGCAAACGCGACACAGACCCCTTTTATCGTGCTCGGTAATGCCAGTAATCTCATCGTTCGAGATGGTGGGATACGTGGGTTTGTTATCTTACTTGAGAAAATGGATGCTGTGCGGGCAAATGGTTATGTAATTGAAGCACAAGCTGGTGCGAACTTGATCAAGACAACCCAATTAGCCTTAGCTAATTCTTTGACTGGCTTTGAATTTGCCTGCGGAATTCCAGGATCTATCGGGGGTGCAGTCTTTATGAATGCGGGTGCTTACGGTGGTGAAGTGGCTAATATCTTGTCAAGTGTCCAAGTCATGGATCATACAGGTGAGTTTTCTGTTATCAGTGTAGAAGACTTACAGTTTGGTTATCGTAAATCTCTTTTACAGAGCGAGCATTACATCGCGATTTCTGCTAAGTTTTCTTTATCAACTGGTGATCATCAGCTGATAAAAGCTGAGATGGATCGCTTGACCCATCTACGTGAGTTAAAACAGCCATTGGACTACCCAAGTTGTGGATCAGTCTTTAAAAGACCTGTTGGCTATTTTGCTGGCCAATTAATTCAGGATGCGAACTTGCAAGGTCATCAGATTGGTGGCGTACAAGTATCTGAAAAACACGCTGGATTTATGATTAATTTAGGCCATGGTACAGCAAAAGACTATGAAGCCTTGATTGCTGATGTGATTGCACAAGTTGAACAAGCCTCTGGTGTTAGATTAGAGCCAGAAGTTAGAATATTAGGAGAAGAGACTCGTGACGCATAAACCGATCATTAAATTTGAAAATGTGTCAAAGTCGTTTGATGATAATGGAGAGTTAATCCTAAAAGACATCAATTTTGAGTTAGAAAGCGGCAAGTTTTATACGCTACTCGGCGCTTCAGGCTCTGGGAAGTCAACGATTCTAAATATCATTGCTGGTCTGACTGATGCGACGAGTGGGGATATCTACCTTGATGGTGAGCGAATAAATGACGTACCGATTAATAAACGGGATGTCCATACAGTCTTTCAAAACTATGCACTTTTACCACATAAAAACGTCTTTGATAATATCGCCTTTCCACTCAAAATACGCAAGATCGATAAGCATGAAATCGAAAAGCGTGTCATGGAAGCACTAAAATTAGTTCGGCTAACAGGACTTGAACAGCGACGGATTCAAAAATTATCCGGTGGTCAAAAACAACGGGTGGCCATTGCCAGAGCAATCATCAACCAACCTAAGGTTGTCCTACTAGATGAACCTTT
The DNA window shown above is from Lactococcus paracarnosus and carries:
- the murB gene encoding UDP-N-acetylmuramate dehydrogenase: MLTKLEINEKLSDITIKYNENLANYTYTKVGGPADFLAFPTDKKQLQAIVRLANATQTPFIVLGNASNLIVRDGGIRGFVILLEKMDAVRANGYVIEAQAGANLIKTTQLALANSLTGFEFACGIPGSIGGAVFMNAGAYGGEVANILSSVQVMDHTGEFSVISVEDLQFGYRKSLLQSEHYIAISAKFSLSTGDHQLIKAEMDRLTHLRELKQPLDYPSCGSVFKRPVGYFAGQLIQDANLQGHQIGGVQVSEKHAGFMINLGHGTAKDYEALIADVIAQVEQASGVRLEPEVRILGEETRDA